CGATGTTCTATCAAACTGTATGGATGGCAATCTATGATAGTAAAAATTTGATAAAATGGCCACTGAGAAATTTTATTAAACAATGTTTCGTGGATTTTTTAACTGTAGTTATAGCTTCATTAATTACCAGCCAACTGAAATTGACGTCTATTGAGTATATCTCCTGGTTAATTCTTGCGATAAAAACAGCTGTTGTATGGATTATTGTAATTTGGTTAATCAACTTAGTGTTTTATAATGATAAGATACGTCATATCATGTCGAAGATTGGCATTAGTGTAGTAAAAGAGAGGTAAATTCATGAGCAAAGTAGATAAAAACAAAATATGGTCGTCAGCCTTTTTCAAATTAAAAAAAACGGGCGTTTTAAATTTGTTGCCAGATACTTTATATTTAAAATTTATGTTTAGAGCTACACTGCAAAGAAAACTGGACCTAAAAAATCCAACAACATTTAACGAGAAGTTGCAGTGGTTGAAAATTCACGACCGAAAAGACATCTATACAACAATTGTTGATAAGTATGAAGTAAAGAAGTATATTGCAAAAAAAATTGGAGCAAACTATATAATCCCTACATTGGGAATTTGGAGTAGTTTTGATGAAATTAATTTCGATGAATTACCGAACCAATTTGTTTTGAAATGTACACATGACAGTGGAGGATTGGTTATTTGCAATGATAAATCCAAATTAGATATTGAAAAAGCAAAGGAAAAAATTGAAAAAAGTTTAAAAAGTAATTTTTATTGGTTAGGTAGAGAGTGGCCATATAAGAATGTTAAACCAAGAATTATAGCTGAACAATACATGGCTGATAATCTTCGGGATTACAAACTTTTTTGCTTTAACGGTACACCCCGTATGACTCTTGTGTGTAGCGAACGTTTCACAGAGGATGGTTTAAAAGAGGATTTCTATGATGAGGCATGGAATCATCTGAGTATACAGAGACCTGCACATAGTAATGCCATTTTACCAATCCAGCGCCCGAAACAGTATGAACTGATGAGAAGGTTGGCTGCAAAACTATCTGAAAAGATGTCTTTTGCCAGAATCGATTTCTATGAAATTAATGAAAAGGTTTATTTTGGTGAGATTACATTCTATCCTGCAAGTGGATTTGAAGGATTTAGACCAGAAGAGTGGGATTTGAAGCTCGGAGAATGGATTGAATTACCGGGGGGGAAGAAGGCTGAATTCTGACGTATGCTCGATAATTATTGGGAACTCATTTTACAATAAAATGAACAAGAAAGCACTTATTGATTATAAGATATTTTGCTTTAATGGTGAAATTGATTCTGTAATGGTTTGTACTGGAAGAGAAAAAGGTCATCCGGATTTCTATTTTTATGACAGAAACTGGAATCGACTTTATTATCAACATGAAAATTTAGAAAAACAGGAGTCTATTCCGAGACCTTCTTGTTTTGATGAGATGTTGAGTCTGGCAAGTATTTTATGCAAAGGATTTACTCACATCCGAGTTGATTTGTTTGAAGTAGATGGTAACATTTATTTTGGTGAATTAACTTTCTTTGATAGCAGTGGTTTTGATACAGAAATTTCTTATAAGACGGATTTGATGTGGGGATCAAAAATGAAATTGTTGATTTAAATAAAAAAATATTCCCGCTGTTTAGGACAATAAGCGGGAATCCTCGGCACATTCTTAAGGAATGCAGAGTATAGTGGTTCAGTTGTCAAGACAAAAAACTAAGCTTTTTATAATGAACTGATATATGTAACTGGGTAGGGGAGAAAATCCCCCCTTAGGCTGCATGATCATCCAGTAACAGAATCGGATAATAGCAGGATGCAGGTGTCTGATTATTGAGTGCAGAATGACAAAGTTCAAAGTTGTAAGTGTGCACATATTTACCGATTGCCTTCCGTGCTTCTCTGATATTGTTATATTGGGTCAGATATGCTTCCTCGTACTTGAAGCTTCGGAACCATCGTTCAATCATGATATTGTCAGCCCACCGGCTTTTACCATCCATGCTTTGACGGATCTGGTTCTCTTTGAGGAAATTCATGTACTCATTGCTTGTAAACTGACAGCCCTGATCTGAATTCAGGATAACAGGTTTTGCCACTATAAACGCCTTTTTTAACGCAGTTATGACCATTCTGGTATCCAGAGTATCATCGACTTCCCAGCCAACGATACAGCGGCTGTACCAGTCAATCACAGCGGTCAGATACAGGAATCCACGCTTAATGGGGATGTATGTAATGTCGATTGACCATGCCTGATTTGGACGGTCGATAACGGCGTTACGTAGCAGATACGGGCAGACTTTAGCCTGTTGCATACGTTTAGAAAGGTTCATTTTTGGATAAATTGGATCAATCCCCATTTCATTCATATAACGGCGCGTTTTCCGGCGGCCAACCTGATGCCCACGCTTCTTCAGTTGAGCAGACAGTTGTCGTGCTCCCCAGGCCGGGTTATCCGTGTGTAATCGATCTATGATCGATTTGCAATCTAACTCCTCCTGAGATATGGGCGTGCCCTTGTAATAAACACTGGTACGATTGATATCAAGAAGCGCAGCTCCTGTTTTAACTGGAAGTTCTTTAGTCTTCAAAAGGTTTTGGACTAAATTTACTCTCGTAGTCAGCTCCAAGTGTTTCTTCAGATTTTTTTTTTCAACCAATCCACCTGCATGGTGAGCTGGCCAACTTTTTTCGCATATTCAGCTTTTTCCTTGCGCTCTAAAGCGAGCTTTTCTTTCAGGTTATCCTCTCGTGTGTCATCAAAAACCACAGATGCTTTATCGAGGAACTCCTTCTTCCAGTTGCGGAGAAGATTCGGCTGAATATTGTTTTCGGTTGCGATTGTATTTAAGTCTTTTTCTCCTTTGAGCAGTTCAATCACTAATTCTGATTTGAATTTGGCGGAGAAATTTCTTCTTGTTCGAGACATAATAATAATCCTTCTTTCTGTAGTGTTTACAGTATATCAGATTCATTAAGAAATGTCTCTTGAAGTGTCTTAAATTACGATACCATTATAGAGTAAGCGATCAATAATCCCCCGTGAAGGCAAAAAATAAGAGCACCTCGAAACCGAGATGCTCAAAAAATCGAGACAGATGGCAATATTCAGGGAGCGCCGTAGACCAAGGCAATAGCGGCAGGAGTTACTCACGAGTTGGCTCGTTTCCGAGTTTGGGAAGCTCCTGCAAAAGGAACAGAAGGTATCCAAAGGGATTCAGCTTGTTTGCTTGGGTAGTTTCAGCTATCAGACATCTTCTATAACACAGTCGGCGGAATGATTGGCGGGTTGATGTATTGTGCGGTGATGAAGGCAAGAAAGCGTCTGTAAAACTGGATGAAATTGTGATATACTGGGAGCGGTAGCTCCCTACGCTGCTCTATAAATAATCACACACCTCTCCGTGGTGAGCAGCAGGCAACGATCTTATGATCGGCTGAGATGTGAGAAGATAATTAGATTGGGGGACAATAAAATGTTTAGAATTAATCACAATGACGCAATTGAGTTGGAACATCAGGTTAGAAGGCTTTATGGCTGTGATCGAGGTGGCGTCTCTGGCATGGCTGATGCAGATTATTTTGAGGGCCATCCAATTCAGGCAGCAGTTTTGGTTGTTTCATATATTCATGCTAATCATCGTGAGAGTGGTCCGTACCAGTTCGATGAGTTCCTCAATAAATATGAGACTATTTTTGAATATCCAGACGAGAATAATGCAGCCGATGAGGTGAGAAATTATATTGATGAGCTCAGCGCAATTGTCGAGCAGTACATTTAATAATACTCAATGGAAAATGAGTGCGTGTATAAGAAAGGCTGAATGAATATGCCCAGAACGAAAGGCAGCAAAAACCGTCCCAAAATCAATACCACCAACGACTACGTATCCCAGATCGCAGAGAAGCAGGAGACTATTGCATCTCTGAATACTGAGATCGCATCCATCCAGAAAGCGATTGAAGAGCAGAAGAACACATTGAAAGAGAAGAAGTCTGCTCTGAAGAAGGTCGAAAAAGAAGTGGCAACGTTGGAAGCGAAGAAGGCAAAGGCAGATGCTAAGGCCGCTGAAGAAGCGAAGAAGACCGAAGCAGAGGCTGTGCTGAAGAAGCTGCTGGCAAGCGGGATGAGTGCGGATGAGATTCTCGAAAAACTGAAATAAACAAGAACCCAAGAAAAAAATAAATGCCGTGTGGACAAACTGAACTCCAGGAGTTTACACGGTATTTTTTGAAGGCTGTCATATAGCTTGTGATGGAAATAAAAGAAGGATAAAATTAAAAGAAATGGAGTGTGATATAAAATGAACTTATCAAAAATACATCATATTGCAATCATCGTATCTGACTACGAAGCTGCTAAGGATTTCTATGTGAACAAGCTGGGATTCTCTGTCATCAGAGAAAACTACCGCTCGGAGCGCAGGGATTGGAAGTTGGATCTTCGTGTCAATGAACTTACGGAGTTGGAGATTTTCGCTGAGGAAAACCCTCCGAAGCGTGTGAATCGCCCGGAAGCATGTGGGCTGCGTCATCTTGCTTTCTGTGTTGATAGCGTTGAGCAGACTGTGAAAGATCTGACAGAGGTTGGAATTGAATGTGAGCCAATTCGTGTTGACGATTATACAGGCAAGAAGATGACTTTCTTCCATGACCCGGATGGATTGCCGCTGGAGCTGCATGAGTAAAATGAAGAAAACAAGAAAACCAGGCGGCGGTCGGAAGAAGCTGAAGCCGGAGTACGATGTCGGGAAGAATCTGAAAGAGCAGATGGATGCGGCTGTGACGCTTTATGATTCTGAGATGTCCTTGCAGGCCATCGCCGATGCTCTAGCTCTAAACCCTATCAAAGTAAGAAAACTGCTCATCACGGCAGGTGTGTATGAATCTGAAGTGGCGGAAAAAGTAAAAAACACTTTTGAAGAATACAGAGAAACACAGGACTACAAAACCTCCATACTCTCAACTGCAAACACCCTGAAACTCTCCAAAGCCTCCGTCACTTCGTACCTGCCTTATAAAAAAGGCGTGTACTTCCCAAATACAGCAGACAAAGAGAAAATCAGTGTCGGAGCAGAGCGACAGCGGAGATACAGAGCAATGAAGCGGTGGAGGAATGATCCGACAGAAGAAAACTTCTGGGGAGTGGTTGTAGCCTATGCTGGAGTAAAATTTAAGACCTACTCCGGGTTGCCATTCTCTTACGAAATAAAAAAAGGTAGGAACGGCGAGTACACGAAAGAGCTGTGGATCGACCGTCGGGAGAAGAGTAAGAGTTTGGCATGGAGTTCTATATTTTTGGCACTAGGAAATATAAAAGAAGAAGTAGTAGAGAGACCCAAAGCTCTGGGCGATATCCGGGGAGTGACTTACATTTATGGGATGTTCTATCGGTTTGGACTGATTGATGTGCCGGATGAAGTGAAGGAGAAGATGGGACATCCGAAAACCCGCAAAAAATAGGTTGCTATGTACAGAAGTGTGCGGTAATATGTGCCGTAACTGAGGATGTGAATCTCGGTTGGGAAGGATGGTAGCATTATAGAAAAATTGAAGGAAATGCTGGAGGAGTATTTGAAGCAAACAGAGCCGGAGTATTACCCGCCAGTGGAGAACCTGCTGGATTTGATCTACGAGCATTATACAGAGAACAACCCAGTAGAGAAAAACACAGTTGCTGGGAAAGCAGCAAAGGCCAAGGAAAAGGAACTGGAAGAGTGGCTGCGTGGGCTAGATGGTATGGATAGGTTGGTAGATGACTATGTCGGAGATAAGATTCCGCTCTGGGAGAAGATCATGGACCGGCAGGGAACGGTGTGCTGTACATGGGAGAAGACCGCTTTTGAGGAAGGTCTGAAAGTCGGAATTCGGCTCATGATGGAAGTGTATAGTTTGTGACGGAAATAAAGTGAACTCCTGGAGTTCAAAAAAAGCCCTCGCTTGTTGCGGCGAGGGCGTGTGTTCTTATTTTTCAGCCTTTTCAGCTTTTTTCTTCTTCGGCGCGATTTTATGACCAGAGTAGATTGCCATGCCCATGCAGACCAGAGAGCCGCAAGCGAAATACTTGTGAGCCTGCATCAGTTTCTTGCAGCCTGTGTAGAAGCATCCTGCCATGCAGGCAAGTGCGCCGAGTGACCAATATTTATGTGCTTTCATTTTGTGTGTCCTCCTTATCTTCTTTCTGTATTTTGAGCAATTCCTCGATTTCCGTTTTACTCGCCGGCCGTACTGCCTTTTTATTATCGTGTGCTACCGCTCCATGTTGCTGTTAGCCGTACTGTAATCAATATTATTATTCTTCTGATTACCTGTGCTGTATATACATATTCCTTGCTACATGGATTTAAGGGAATCAGCAAGCTGGCAAATATTTGTATTTATATGTTCTTTGGTCTGATTGCTTTTGTGCTGCTGTTTGGTGGAGAAACACGGTATATTATTGAAACTGGTTTTTCTTCTCTTGGCCGGATGATACAGAACTTTGTTGATCTGTCTACGTTCACTGACCCGCTTCGCACATCGAATTTCCCGCAGAATTGGACGATCTACTATTGGGCTTACTGGATGGTTTGGTGTGTGGCTGCGCCGTTCTTTATCGGCAGCATTTCTCGCGGTAGAACAGTACGTCAGACAATTCTTGGTGGTTACATATTTGGTGTTGGTTCTACATTGACAAGTTTTATTGTACTTGGGAACTATTCTATGGGAATGCAGGTCACTGGAAAGGCTGACTTTATTGCGCAGTATCTGGAGAACGGAGATCTGTATGGCATGATTGTTTCTATCATCAAAACGATGCCGGGTGCACCTGTTATTATGGTAGTTGTCCTGCTAACGATGATTGCATTCTATGCAACTTCTTTTGACTCGATTGCTTTGACGGCATCTTGTTACAGCTATCACACATTGAAAGATGATGAGCAGCCGAATAAAGGCATTCAGTTGATGTGGTGTATTCTGCTTATTTTGCTTCCGATTGCTTTGCTGTTTGCAGAAAGCTCCATGAATAATCTTCAGTCAGTGAGTATTGTGGCGGCATTCCCGATTGGGGCGGTAATCGTGATGATTGCGGTCAGCTTTATGAAGGATGCTAAAAAATACATGGAAGAACTCGGCAACAATAAATAATTTATGGTTTTGTAATTTTAGACGAAAGAGAGAAATTAAGATGAACACAACATTACTTATCATGGCTGCTGGTATCGGTAGCCGTTTCGGAACAGGAATTAAGCAGTTGGAGCCGGTGGATGATGCTGGTCATATCATTATGGATTACTCGATCCACGATGCGATTGAAGCAAGCTTCAACCATGTAGTATTTATCATCCGTAAGGATATCGAGAAGGAGTTTAAAGAGGTTATCGGCGATCGCATTGCCTCCATTTGCTCTTCTCATAATGTAACTGTTGACTATGCTTTCCAAGATATCAATGATATCCCAGGAACTCTGCC
The sequence above is a segment of the Butyricicoccus intestinisimiae genome. Coding sequences within it:
- a CDS encoding ATP-grasp fold amidoligase family protein; amino-acid sequence: MSKVDKNKIWSSAFFKLKKTGVLNLLPDTLYLKFMFRATLQRKLDLKNPTTFNEKLQWLKIHDRKDIYTTIVDKYEVKKYIAKKIGANYIIPTLGIWSSFDEINFDELPNQFVLKCTHDSGGLVICNDKSKLDIEKAKEKIEKSLKSNFYWLGREWPYKNVKPRIIAEQYMADNLRDYKLFCFNGTPRMTLVCSERFTEDGLKEDFYDEAWNHLSIQRPAHSNAILPIQRPKQYELMRRLAAKLSEKMSFARIDFYEINEKVYFGEITFYPASGFEGFRPEEWDLKLGEWIELPGGKKAEF
- a CDS encoding ATP-grasp fold amidoligase family protein → MNKKALIDYKIFCFNGEIDSVMVCTGREKGHPDFYFYDRNWNRLYYQHENLEKQESIPRPSCFDEMLSLASILCKGFTHIRVDLFEVDGNIYFGELTFFDSSGFDTEISYKTDLMWGSKMKLLI
- a CDS encoding IS3 family transposase, yielding MELTTRVNLVQNLLKTKELPVKTGAALLDINRTSVYYKGTPISQEELDCKSIIDRLHTDNPAWGARQLSAQLKKRGHQVGRRKTRRYMNEMGIDPIYPKMNLSKRMQQAKVCPYLLRNAVIDRPNQAWSIDITYIPIKRGFLYLTAVIDWYSRCIVGWEVDDTLDTRMVITALKKAFIVAKPVILNSDQGCQFTSNEYMNFLKENQIRQSMDGKSRWADNIMIERWFRSFKYEEAYLTQYNNIREARKAIGKYVHTYNFELCHSALNNQTPASCYYPILLLDDHAA
- a CDS encoding transposase, encoding MSRTRRNFSAKFKSELVIELLKGEKDLNTIATENNIQPNLLRNWKKEFLDKASVVFDDTREDNLKEKLALERKEKAEYAKKVGQLTMQVDWLKKKI
- the gloA2 gene encoding SMU1112c/YaeR family gloxylase I-like metalloprotein, which codes for MNLSKIHHIAIIVSDYEAAKDFYVNKLGFSVIRENYRSERRDWKLDLRVNELTELEIFAEENPPKRVNRPEACGLRHLAFCVDSVEQTVKDLTEVGIECEPIRVDDYTGKKMTFFHDPDGLPLELHE
- a CDS encoding DUF6219 family protein; this translates as MKAHKYWSLGALACMAGCFYTGCKKLMQAHKYFACGSLVCMGMAIYSGHKIAPKKKKAEKAEK
- a CDS encoding BCCT family transporter, whose amino-acid sequence is MLPLHVAVSRTVINIIILLITCAVYTYSLLHGFKGISKLANICIYMFFGLIAFVLLFGGETRYIIETGFSSLGRMIQNFVDLSTFTDPLRTSNFPQNWTIYYWAYWMVWCVAAPFFIGSISRGRTVRQTILGGYIFGVGSTLTSFIVLGNYSMGMQVTGKADFIAQYLENGDLYGMIVSIIKTMPGAPVIMVVVLLTMIAFYATSFDSIALTASCYSYHTLKDDEQPNKGIQLMWCILLILLPIALLFAESSMNNLQSVSIVAAFPIGAVIVMIAVSFMKDAKKYMEELGNNK